In endosymbiont of unidentified scaly snail isolate Monju, the following are encoded in one genomic region:
- a CDS encoding inositol monophosphatase family protein — MLDIATLRELERLLARVAERELLPRFEHVRARTKADGSLITDADLGMQARLFDELAARWPEIALLGEEMSDDRQLCLMDECHRGLWVLDPLDGTSNFASGIPFFGVSLALLSDGVIQAGVVLDPLRGESFSALRGQGAWLNGEPLRLSGEGPGLAQAMAMVDFKRLPAPLIERLARAAPYRSQRSFGSVALDWCWLAAGRVQVYLHGGQKLWDYAAGSLVLHEAGGIGGLYEDFDEHPMSRLSLRPRIAMAATTAELFEAWRAWLGS, encoded by the coding sequence ATGCTGGATATCGCCACATTGCGGGAGCTCGAACGCTTGCTGGCGCGGGTCGCCGAGCGTGAGCTGTTGCCGCGCTTCGAGCATGTGCGGGCGCGTACCAAGGCCGACGGCAGCCTGATCACCGACGCCGACCTGGGCATGCAGGCCCGGCTGTTCGACGAGCTGGCGGCACGCTGGCCGGAGATCGCGCTGCTCGGCGAGGAGATGAGCGACGATCGCCAGCTCTGCCTGATGGACGAGTGCCATCGCGGCCTCTGGGTGCTTGATCCGCTCGACGGGACCTCCAATTTCGCTTCCGGCATCCCCTTCTTCGGTGTCTCGCTGGCGCTGCTGAGCGACGGCGTGATCCAGGCCGGGGTGGTGCTCGATCCGCTGCGCGGCGAGTCTTTCAGTGCCTTGCGTGGCCAGGGGGCCTGGCTCAACGGCGAACCCCTGCGCCTGTCCGGTGAGGGGCCGGGGCTGGCACAGGCGATGGCCATGGTGGACTTCAAGCGCCTGCCCGCGCCGCTGATCGAACGCCTGGCGCGCGCTGCACCCTACCGTTCGCAACGCAGTTTCGGCTCGGTGGCGCTGGACTGGTGCTGGCTGGCCGCCGGTCGCGTGCAGGTCTACCTGCACGGCGGGCAGAAGCTCTGGGACTATGCCGCAGGCAGCCTGGTGCTGCACGAGGCAGGCGGGATCGGCGGCCTGTACGAGGACTTCGACGAACACCCCATGAGTCGCCTCAGCCTGCGTCCGCGCATCGCCATGGCGGCCACCACCGCCGAGCTGTTCGAGGCCTGGCGAGCCTGGCTGGGGAGCTGA